In Colletotrichum higginsianum IMI 349063 chromosome 3, whole genome shotgun sequence, a genomic segment contains:
- a CDS encoding Fungal specific transcription factor domain-containing protein: MITVISHAGVPPAPKFGVLSAYLLSKHPCLSASPVPPASQSTTPETPEATQHRGIATRSAALHPQKERQSLNFVPGAMDPESSASPRRLSLSSRHGIGRDIAKTISARKKVKCSGDAPCTYCNRRDLECKFPEPDPNPASGCSDIVVVGSRISKNGWLESPNRPPTRATVQTPTDNATQVNAASTLLGLALDQLTSPPPATAFSRGSASNVVGSSPGSVIPADSSLSSSHNFGSRLQNLLEHPRLGRRDPIHQPTQPVHPTTAYPAAPKPRLDDAPPLPSEEEARRLFDSMTFFIGYTQHHVDTREFSDRLAFFYANLGDAAQAQTQTQTPWYLEMLLVFAIGKLFSGTFDGDERGGRGLPGSSLFAYVQAKLPSLSELYGLGRLGIEMHALAAVYLQNANRKEEAYLYISSALRLATTHGYHRKTATHHLLQSEKVHLNRLWWTVYMQERRLAAATGNPSGISDDVIEVDMPTDSPGFPPALPIRTNIKIARVTGRILSTIYGPGTHPEETFVPNVQEVVQSLYWIAKEIPGELSSHMTDLASLEADVSLRTSAYLHMMLYQAILLTIRPVMLHVSKLIFDEESGDGGGELNLRASPLGRLGRTCSEAARRLLEVLMSLRKRNILTTFGFFDLDAIFSAAFIMILTLIVDSTCDEGQRLAPRPGLSEALEILDFLAGRGNDFALQRAREVRRMRDHLSTFLDIPKNSPSEFRANRPGTSGVMEGQPVATTTSTVVASTPGYDVEEARVRQRGFPESTTERSTDRGGPTPPGRASKLGSRSLLDSSLWNDISYLWMQQPGAEGEGSQAFEAAEGMADVLPEDAYDWNSIFHSQDLTLTGQDLGDFGELERHLLGFGG; this comes from the exons ATGATAACAGTGATAAGCCATGCCGGCGTTCCCCCCGCTCCGAAGTTCGGCGTTCTGTCGGCTTATCTCCTGTCAAAGCATCCTTGCCTGTCAGCCAGTCCAGTCCCCCCCGCATCTCAGTCAACAACCCCCGAGACCCCCGAGGCAACGCAACATAGAGGAATAGCGACAAGATCAGCAGCACTGCATCCccagaaagagagacagagcCTAAACTTCGTACCGGGAGCAATGGACCCTGAATCTAGTGCGTCTCCAAGACGGCTGTCGCTCAGCAGCAGACACGGCATCGGCCGCGACATTGCAAAGACCATTTCGGC ACGGAAAAAGGTCAAGTGCTCGGGAGACGCGCCGTGCACGTACTGCAACAGACGCGACCTGGAATGCAAGTTCCCCGAGCCGG ATCCGAATCCGGCGTCGGGCTGTTCTGATATCGTAGTAGTAGGATCCAGGATCTCCAAGAACGGCTGGCTCG AGTCCCCGAACCGGCCtccgacgagggcgacggtgcAGACTCCCACGGACAATGCCACGCAGGTCAACGCTGCTTCGACGCTGCTCGGGTTGGCGCTTGACCAACTCACATCCCCTCCGCCGGCGACCGCCTTCTCAAGAGGCAGCGCAAGCAACGTGGTTGGGTCGTCACCAGGGTCCG TCATACCGGCCGACTCCTCGCTGAGCTCCAGCCATAACTTCGGCTCACGCCTCCAGAATCTCTTGGAGCATCCACGACTAGGCCGGCGAGATCCCATCCATCAACCGACCCAACCAGTCCACCCGACGACGGCTTATCCGGCCGCCCCCAAGCCCCGCCTCGATGACGCGCCCCCGCTCCCCTccgaggaagaagcccgCAGGCTCTTCGACAGCATGACCTTCTTCATCGGGTACACCCAGCACCACGTGGACACGCGCGAGTTCTCGGACCGCCTGGCCTTCTTCTATGCgaacctcggcgacgccgcgcaggcgcagacgcagacgcagacgccgTGGTACCTCGAGAtgctcctcgtcttcgccatcggcaagcTCTTCTCGGGCACctttgacggcgacgagaggGGCGGACGGGGCCTGCCCGGCTCAAGCCTGTTCGCCTACGTCCAGGCGAAGCTACCGAGCCTGAGCGAGCTGTACGGGCTGGGCAGGCTGGGGATCGAGATGCAcgcgctggcggcggtgtACCTGCAGAACGCGAAccgcaaggaggaggccTATCTCTAT ATCAGTTCCGCGCTCCGGCTGGCAACAACGCATGGTTATCACCGCAAGACGGCGACGCATCACCTGCTGCAGTCGGAAAAGGTGCACCTGAACCGGTTATGGTGGACCGTGTACATGCAGGAGAG GCGTCTTGCTGCCGCAACGGGCAATCCTTCGGGCATCTCGGACGATGTCATCGAGGTTGACATGCCCACTGACTCGCCGGGCTTTCCGCCGGCCCTGCCGATCAGGACCAACATCAAGATCGCAAGGGTCACTGGCAGGATCCTGTCAA CAATCTACGGGCCGGGCACGCATCCCGAGGAGACCTTCGTCCCGAACGTCCAGGAGGTCGTGCAGTCGCTGTACTGGATCGCAAAGGAGATACCGGGGGAGCTGTCGTCGCACATGACGGACCTGGCGTCTCTGGAAGCCGACGTGTCGCTGAGGACATCGGCGTACCTTCACATGATGCTTTACCAA GCGATCCTCTTGACGATCCGGCCGGTGATGCTCCACGTGTCGAAACTCATATTCGACGAGGAaagcggcgacggcggcggcgaactgAACCTGCGCGCTTCGCCGCTTGGGCGACTGGGCCGGACGTgctcggaggcggcgcgccGGTTGCTGGAGGTCCTGATGTCTCTGAGGAAGAGGAACATCCTGA CAACTTTTggcttcttcgacctcgacgccatcttctcggcggcgttcATCATGATCCTGACGCTCATCGTCGACTCGACGTGCGACGAGGGCCAAAGGCTGGCCCCGAGGCCCGGTCTGTCGGAAGCCCTGGAGATACTCGACTTCCTCGCGGGGCGGGGCAACGATTTCGCTCTGCAGCGGGCGCGGGAGGTGCGTCGGATGCGGGACCACCTGTCGACCTTCCTGGACATTCCCAAGAACAGCCCCAGCGAGTTCCGCGCGAACCGGCCGGGCACGTCAGGCGTCATGGAAGGTCAGccggtggcgacgacgacgtcgactgTGGTCGCTTCGACACCGGGATACGACGTTGAAGAGGCGCGGGTGCGGCAGCGAGGGTTTCCCGAATCGACGACCGAGAGGTCCACCGATAGAGGCGGCCCGACGCCACCGGGGCGGGCCAGCAAGCTGGGGTCCAGGAGCCTCCTCGATTCGAGCCTGTGGAACGATATCTCGTACTTGTGGATGCAGCAgccgggggcggagggggaggggtcccAAGCGTttgaggcggcggaggggatGGCGGATGTACTGCCCGAGGACGCCTACGACTGGAACTCGATCTTCCACAGCCAGGACCTGACTCTTACGGGCCAGGACCTGGGCGACTTTGGGGAGCTGGAGAGACACCTACTGGGGTTCGGCGGGTGA
- a CDS encoding Major facilitator superfamily transporter, with the protein MAYGDHERVVSTSTYSSTAYDPASYTAIKEPKEIDQQGASDPMLADESVNIPEWKASRHQMVIIATLSIMSFVIALDANVIVTSLPSIIQDIGGTSTQAFWVGTAYLISCAVAMPFLASLSDIFGRPIILIGSLIFFTAGTILCCLAGGIALLLGGRVVQGIGAGGMYVLSLVVFTDIVPLRHRPKLYGIIQMAWAIGSLVGPIIGGAIAEHTTWRWIFYLNFPICGYSLVSIPILLTLKPPTATFTEKLKRVDWLGGFLFIGSMVTFLVGISWGGNDFPWRSSQTLVPVFIGAAGLAVTLLYEHRFARFPFLKKILFTDMSAITVYVLGLLQGFILYGQLYYIPFYFLSVMQYSPTMAGVAMLPVTLLLLPGSIISGILVSRFNAYRWSIWIGWALMSLASGLLIFWDVDTSLPVHIVTLAIGGIGHGFVLNAQTFVTGAIVAPQNSGHAAAMYLFLRMLGCAIGVNVGSTTFQNVMGLKLGRKGIAEDIAQRAEEYLAVIKTLPDGTFKDAVLESYAFGFKGVHGVYVALAVLAFFASFMIRHYDLNKVHETEHQLQQNRVSRLFDSRKNLNLNLNREDRSQPIPSSPDDSS; encoded by the exons ATGGCTTACGGAGACCATGAGCGCGtcgtctcgacgtcgacgtactcgtcgacggcctaCGACCCCGCATCGTACACCGCCATCAAGGAGCCCAAGGAGATCGACCAGCAAGGGGCTTCGGACCCCATGTTGGCGGATGAGTCCGTCAACATCCCCGAGTGGAAGGCCTCGAGGCACCAGATGGTCATCATCGCGACGCTGTCCATCATGTCCTTTGTCATCGCCCTGGACGCCAACGTGATTGTTACGTCTTTGCCT TCCATCATCCAAGACATTGGCGGAACCTCTACACAGGCTTTCTGGGTCGGCACGGCGTATTTGATCTCATGCGCCGTTGCCATGCCGTTCCTGGCGTCGCTCAGTGACATCTTTGGCCGGCCCATCATCCTGATCGGCAGCTTGATCTTCTTCACTGCCGGCACCATCCTGTGCTGTCTCGCAGGCGGCATCGCGCTGCTCCTTGGCGGTCGTGTCGTTCAGGGCATCGGTGCCGGCGGCATGTATGTGCTCAGCCTGGTCGTTTTTACGGACATCGTCCCTCTCCGCCACCGACCCAAGCTCTATGGCATCAT CCAAATGGCCTGGGCCATCGGATCCCTAGTCGGCCCCATCATCGGAGGTGCCATTGCTGAGCACACCACCTGGAGATGGATCTTCTACCTCAATTTCCCCATCTGCGGCTACTCGCTCGTCTCCATCCCCATCCTCTTGACTCTGAAGCCTCCCACGGCCACCTTcaccgagaagctcaagcgCGTCGACTGGCTCGGGGGCTTCCTGTTCATCGGTTCCATGGTGACtttcctcgtcggcatctCCTGGGGCGGAAATGACTTCCCCTGGCGCAGCTCGCAGACCCTGGTGCccgtcttcatcggcgccgccggcctcgctgTCACTCTCCTCTACGAGCACCGCTTCGCGAGGTTCCCTTTCCTGAAGAAGATCCTCTTCACTGACATGAGCGCCATCACCGTCTACGTGCTCGGCCTCTTGCAGGGATTCATT CTCTACGGCCAACTCTACTACATCCCCTTCTACTTCCTCTCCGTCATGCAGTACAGCCCGACCATGGCCGGCGTGGCGATGCTTCCCGTCACCCTTCTCCTGCTGCCCGGCTCCATCATCTCGGGCATCCTCGTGTCCCGGTTCAACGCGTACCGCTGGTCCATCTGGATCGGCTGGGCCCTCATGTCGCTGGCCTCGGGCCTGCTCATCTTCTGGGACGTCGACACGTCGCTGCCCGTGCACATTGTGACgctcgccatcggcggcatcgggcACGGTTTCGTCCTCAACGCGCAGACGTTCGTGAcgggcgccatcgtcgcgcCGCAGAACTCGGGCCACGCGGCCGCCATGTACCTGTTCCTGCGCATGCTGGGCTGCGCCATCGGCGTCAACGtcggctcgacgacgttcCAGAACGTCATGGGCCTCAAGCTCGGGCGCAagggcatcgccgaggacattgcccagcgcgccgaggagtacctcgccgtcatcaagaCGCTGCCCGACGGCACCTTCAAGGACGCCGTGCTCGAGTCGTACGCCTTTGGCTTCAAGGGCGTCCACGGCGTCTACGTCGCGCTGGCCGTGCTGGCCTTCTTCGCAAGCTTCATGATCCGCCACTACGACCTGAACAAGGTGCACGAGACGGAGCACCAGCTGCAGCAAAACCGCGTCTCGCGGCTGTTTGACAGCCGAAAGAACCTGAACCTGAACCTGAACCGCGAGGACCGCAGCCAGCCCATCCCGTCTTCGCCTGACGACAGCTCCTAA
- a CDS encoding Alpha glucoside transporter: MSDLANMEDKSVNVKVGGHLQPVTSRASTNNSDLETNHYGHLTLWQSIKKWRRVVLYCIGMTSAILMYGYDYVIVGTTSAMPSFQQDFGQRLNNKWILPSLWLGLWNFVSPGCSMVGSLIGGVFQDRYGRRASLAVGSFLSAIGVAVCFVSNLSPDIHTRRGVFLAGKGFQGGAIGMVMTTSQTYMSEILPPNLRGPLLAFFPIFTLLGQLTGAAVIFACMNMENGYTICFASQWPFSALPLLMAFLIPESPTHLLRRNQDDKARKAQAKLDVPGADPEDTLEAIRRNIEHERRQTDANYIDSFRGVNLRRTLTIMFANSLPNMFGLTLLAKSSYFVQMVGMKANLSVIVLILGLVCGLIANIASIWVLSKVGRRRLIMATLSLLTLVWTAMGIAGCFSGPVTVWYTAISLIAVVIVAGLGVWPASHVVSAETSALHLRSKGQGIGWFTAGANNAVFGFVLPYLFNPDKGSLKAKTGFVFAGLCALGLVVSYFFVPEMKGRTSAEIDRMFEARLPARQFRHWTNSSADLEKKRSAGSERSDV, translated from the exons ATGAGCGACCTCGCCAACATGGAAGACAAGTCTGTGAATGTGAAGGTCGGCGGCCATCTGCAACCTGTGACCAGCAGAGCCAGCACCAACAACTCGGACCTGGAAACAAACCATTATGGCCACCTCACCCTCTGGCAGTCCATCAAGAAGTGGCGCCGTGTCGTACTCTATTGTATCGGAATGACCTCGGCCATCCTGATGTACGGCTACGACTATGTCATCGTCGGCACCACGTCAGCCATGCCCAGCTTTCA GCAAGACTTTGGTCAGCGCCTCAACAACAAATGGATCCTGCCATCGCTCTGGCTCGGTCTCTGGAACTTTGTCAGCCCCGGCTGCTCCATGGTCGGCTCTCTGATCGGGGGCGTCTTCCAGGACAGATATGGCCGCCGGGCGTCGCTCGCTGTCGGGTCATTCCTGTCGGCCATCGGTGTCGCGGTCTGCTTCGTGTCAAACCTGTCACCGGATATCCATACGCGACGCGGAGTCTTCCTTGCGGGCAAAGGTTTCcagggcggcgccatcggcatgGTCATGACCACCTCGCAGACGTACATGTCGGAGATCCTGCCGCCCAACCTCCGTGGGCCACTGctcgccttcttccccaTCTTCACCTTGCTCGGACAGCTCAcaggcgccgccgtcatcttTGCATGCATGAACATGGAAAACGGATACACCATTTGCTTTGCGTCGCAGTGGCCCTTCTCCGCTCTCCCCCTGCTCATGGCTTTCCTCATCCCCGAGAGCCCGACACACCTCCTCCGCCGGAACCAGGACGACAAGGCCCGCAAGGCCCAGGCCAAGCTGGACGTGCCAGGCGCAGACCCGGAAGATACGCTGGAGGCGATCCGGCGGAACATTGAGCACGAGAGGCGGCAGACGGATGCCAACTACATCGACTCGTTCCGAGGCGTCAATCTCCGGCGGACGCTGACCATCATGTTCGCCAATTCGCTGCCCAACATGTTTGGTCTGACGTTGCTTGCCAAATCCAGCTATTTTGTGCAGATGGTCGGCATGAAGGCCAACTTGAGTGTCATCGTGCTAATTCTCGGTCTTGTCTGTGGACTCATCGCCAACATTGccagcatctgggttctCTCAAAGGTAGGGCGCAGGCGGCTTATCATGGCCACGCTGTCACTCCTGACATTGGTATGGACCGCCATGGGTATCGCGGGATGCTTCTCGGGCCCTGTGACCGTATG GTACACGGCGATATCACTGATAGCGGTCGTTATCGTGGCTGGGCTGGGAGTCTGGCCCGCGTCGCATGTCGTGAGCGCCGAGACGTCTGCGCTGCATCTGCGTTCCAAAGGGCAGGGGATCGGCTGGTTCACTGCCGGTGCGAACAATGCTGTCTTCGGTTTTGTGCTGCCGTACCTGTTCAACCCCGACAAGGGCAGCCTTAAAGCCAAGACGGGTTTCGTGTTTGCTGGACTTTGTGCCCTCGGGCTAGTCGTGTCCTACTTTTTCGTGCCAGAGATGAAGGGACGAACGTCGGCCGAAATCGATCGCATGTTTGAGGCGAGGTTACCGGCACGCCAGTTCCGACACTGGACCAACTCGTCAGCGGATTTGGAGAAGAAACGTTCGGCTGGATCAGAGCGTTCGGATGTGTAA
- a CDS encoding Base excision DNA repair protein has product MARATRSSARLAAAASTTEPPNSLISAAKPARGITKTAKHDVSEKEDASRPEKRKRAAAKASRPTPSKKIKTEEDGGDAPSPGFHDVPPLTPLKKENIKSESPDSKSKVAKSPADLKSKKLKAYSQYADKSPFPDFPHPTPDECRLAHRILAGLHGKRERPAEVKASSTRAGCGDSPSVLDALVRTILSQNTSDTNSTRAKRSMDAVYGGSDEWERIVDGGVSKLQEAIKCGGLSQVKSKVIIGILNQVREKYGSYSLDHLFNASNEDAMQELISFQGVGPKTASCVLLFCLQRESFAVDTHVWRITGLMGWRPRSASRDETHAHLDVRIPDEDKYGLHILLVKHGKVCAECKAGGKSVGKCELRKAFRQEKIKSEEGKPSKLDE; this is encoded by the coding sequence ATGGCGAGAGCTACACGTTCAAGTGCCCGgctggccgccgctgctAGCACAACAGAACCACCAAACAGCCTCATCTCTGCCGCCAAACCAGCAAGAGGCATCACCAAGACGGCGAAGCACGACGTATCAGAAAAGGAAGATGCCTCACGGCCGGAAAAGAGGAAGCGGGCCGCAGCCAAGGCCTCAAGACCAACGCCGTCCAAGAAGATCAAGAcagaggaagacggcggcgatgcgccATCGCCGGGCTTCCACGATGTGCCCCCGTTGACGCCGCTCAAAAAGGAGAACATCAAGTCCGAGAGCCCGGACTCCAAGTCCAAAGTCGCCAAGTCGCCCGCCGACCTAAAGTCTAAGAAACTCAAGGCCTACTCGCAGTACGCCGACAAGTCTCCGTTCCCCGACTTCCCTCACCCGACACCGGATGAGTGTCGCCTAGCCCACCGCATCCTGGCCGGCCTCCACGGCAAACGGGAGCGTCCcgccgaggtcaaggccTCCTCCACCCGCGCCGGCTGCGGCGACTCGCCGTCGGTCCtggacgccctcgtccgGACCATCCTGAGCCAGAACACGAGCGACACCAACTCCACCCGCGCCAAGCGCAGCATGGACGCCGTCTATGGAGGCAGCGACGAGTGGgagcgcatcgtcgacggcggcgtatCCAAGCTGCAGGAGGCCATCAAGTGCGGCGGCTTGAGCCAGGTCAAGAGCAAGGTCATCATTGGCATTCTGAACCAGGTCAGGGAGAAGTACGGCTCCTACTCGCTCGACCATCTCTTCAACGCCTCCAACGAGGACGCCATGCAGGAGCTTATCAGTTTTCAGGGTGTCGGGCCCAAGACTGCCAGTTGCGTCCTTCTCTTCTGTCTGCAGAGGGAGTCTTTCGCAGTCGACACCCATGTGTGGAGAATCACCGGCCTCATGGGCTGGCGTCCCAGGAGCGCCTCGAGGGATGAGACGCACGCCCACTTGGACGTCAGGATCCCTGACGAGGACAAGTACGGCCTTCACATCTTGCTCGTCAAGCACGGCAAGGTGTGCGCCGAATgcaaggccggcggcaagaGCGTCGGCAAGTGCGAGTTGAGAAAGGCGTTCCGGCAGGAGAAGATCAAGAGCGAGGAAGGGAAGCCATCCAAACTAGATGAATAG